CGCTCGCGTTCAACTCGGTCTTGGCCGTCCTGCTCACCGCCGCCGCTTTCCCCTTCGCCAGCCTCTATAACGACAACCGGCTCATCCTCATGCTCGCCATCATCGGCTGGAGCATCCCGCTCGGGACCGTCGGCGGCATCCTCCTCACCAAGCTCCTCGCCGACATGCGCTATCGCGAGAACGCCTCGGTCATGACCTCGAGCGCGATGGTCCGCTACGTCTCCTCGGTCACCTTCGCCTATTTCGGTCTTGGCCCGCTCTCATTTATTCTCCCGAACGTGCTCTGCGCCCTCGTCGAGAACGTGCTGGCGCTCTACTACTGCCGCCACCGGCCCTGGGCTCTTGCGCCGCACACCAACCAATGGTGGGAACTCTTTCTGCGCTCGCGCTGGGCGCTCGTCGCGGCACTCGGCATCGCCGGCATGAACCAGAGTTCGAGCGCCATGATCGGGCTCGAGGCCCCGCTCGAAGTCGTCGGCATCTACGCGTTCACCTTCTTGATCGTCGTCCAGGTCGGCAGCCTGCTCTCGACCAACATCAATCAGGTGCTCGTTCCGGTCTTCACCCGTCTCGCGGATGAAGAAGACCGCAAGCGCGCCGCGGTCCTGCGCACGCTCCGCCAAGTCAGCCTGCTCGCCACGTTCATGTCGATCGGCCTTGCCGCCACCTACCGGCCATTCGAGTTTCTCGTCTGGCGCCAGCGCTGGGCCGCCAGCATCCTCCCCGTCCAGATCATCGGCGCCGGTTACGCCATTAACGTCCTGCTCTGCATCAGCCTCGCCGTGCAGCAGGCGCGGGGACAGTTCCGCGCCTGGGGCGTCGGGCTGCTGCTCCTCGCGATCGGCACGATGGCCTCCGCCTACATCGGGACGCTGATCGGCAAGCCCCAGCTCGATCTCGCCATCTTCCTCGCGCTCGCCGATTCTTCGTTCTGGCCGTACGTCACCGAGCGCGTCTGGCTCTCCGGTGTCTACATCGCCATCGCCACCGCGAGCTTCGGAGTGATCTCGAGTCTCCTCCACCTCGTCGTCGCGCTCAAGCCTCTGGGCGTCGGCCGCCGCGAAGTCGTCCGGAACGCGCTCACGGTCTGGTCGCTCGGCCTGCTCGCGGGCGCGCTCACGATCGCCACCGACACGGTCGTCGATGATTCCGTCCGTCACGCCTTCGTTCGGATTCTCGGAGAGCGCTTCGGCGTCTCCGCCGCCGAATTCCTTCTCTTTGGTGCCAACGGCATCTTCTACTCCGCGCTCTACGCGATTCTCATCCGCACCGTCATGCCCGAAGCTCTCACCGAAGCCGTGCAGATGATCCCCGCACGCTTCCGCAATCACGCTGCCGCAATCCTGCACCTCGATCTCGGGCCAGCCGCAAAGCCTTCCAACACCCCCGGCTGATTGCCGCGTCTTCTCGCGATTCTCCTGACCGAAATCTTCACGTCCGCTCGATGTCGCGCCAGCCCTGTGCCCACCGACCCGCACAAGGCAATCCCCCGCGGTACACTCCGGCAGCCCTCCGCTTCTCGCGACGCGAATGATTCCGCCCATGGTCCGTGCCGCCCTCACAACTTGCCGCGTCGTCAGCGCCGCGCTCTGGACTCTCGGGCTGCTCCTCCTGTGCGTGTGGCTTGTGGGCAGAGTCT
The DNA window shown above is from Phycisphaeraceae bacterium and carries:
- a CDS encoding oligosaccharide flippase family protein is translated as MSRSIANPEEANPQSAAAPKPDSGYASKVLRGSVWMIANTVATRIGSFVSQIFLAWWLTKSDFGIVGIALAISGIASVLRDGGVRQILLKHHDQHDRLLGPCFWMALAFNSVLAVLLTAAAFPFASLYNDNRLILMLAIIGWSIPLGTVGGILLTKLLADMRYRENASVMTSSAMVRYVSSVTFAYFGLGPLSFILPNVLCALVENVLALYYCRHRPWALAPHTNQWWELFLRSRWALVAALGIAGMNQSSSAMIGLEAPLEVVGIYAFTFLIVVQVGSLLSTNINQVLVPVFTRLADEEDRKRAAVLRTLRQVSLLATFMSIGLAATYRPFEFLVWRQRWAASILPVQIIGAGYAINVLLCISLAVQQARGQFRAWGVGLLLLAIGTMASAYIGTLIGKPQLDLAIFLALADSSFWPYVTERVWLSGVYIAIATASFGVISSLLHLVVALKPLGVGRREVVRNALTVWSLGLLAGALTIATDTVVDDSVRHAFVRILGERFGVSAAEFLLFGANGIFYSALYAILIRTVMPEALTEAVQMIPARFRNHAAAILHLDLGPAAKPSNTPG